One Candidatus Brocadia sp. genomic region harbors:
- a CDS encoding DUF4209 domain-containing protein codes for MSTWLKYGFRRPSKELQVITRAIWLRVIFFERAIQILRKIPKKERAAYKVDERIENLHKKMNQANKLALGEMRRIETPRLDISQSVEASRNYVAGRNFPDVLLAFANIYPGANVDQIRESAKKGMQHSILCRLCTSTHITREGRVAAKSPGFSFDNTDSPETQQPIWQEMLQHYQSDIGLVIQAHILPALQVVNAEHRLIEVTLLSLCRSSHVIPPGREVLWAKGLFFGFERDFVVSTHILIPQLEHLVRMIMKQSGLKTTTLDSNGIETENGLSALLDNPDIEKVMDKNLIFEFKALLSDAVGPNLRNEMAHGLLEADRAESVYAIYLWWLCLRLMINSIPWQNHKK; via the coding sequence ATGTCAACATGGCTGAAATATGGGTTTCGGAGGCCGAGCAAAGAGCTTCAGGTGATAACCCGAGCAATATGGTTGCGGGTAATTTTTTTTGAGCGTGCAATTCAGATCCTCAGGAAAATACCAAAAAAAGAAAGAGCTGCATACAAAGTTGATGAGCGTATCGAAAATCTCCACAAAAAGATGAATCAAGCGAATAAACTTGCATTAGGTGAAATGAGACGAATTGAAACGCCTAGACTTGATATTAGCCAGTCTGTTGAAGCAAGCCGAAACTATGTCGCGGGACGCAACTTCCCGGATGTGTTGTTGGCATTCGCAAACATATATCCGGGAGCGAACGTTGATCAAATTCGCGAGAGTGCTAAGAAAGGCATGCAACACTCTATTTTATGCCGGCTTTGTACATCAACACATATAACACGAGAGGGGAGAGTTGCTGCAAAGTCACCTGGATTTAGCTTTGATAATACGGATAGTCCAGAAACGCAGCAGCCTATCTGGCAAGAAATGCTTCAGCATTATCAATCGGATATCGGATTGGTTATTCAAGCGCATATCTTACCTGCATTGCAAGTAGTCAATGCAGAACATAGGTTGATAGAAGTAACTCTGCTTTCATTATGCCGCAGCTCTCACGTAATTCCTCCTGGTCGTGAAGTGTTATGGGCAAAAGGTCTTTTCTTTGGATTTGAGCGTGATTTCGTTGTGTCCACGCATATACTCATTCCTCAATTAGAACATCTTGTCAGAATGATTATGAAGCAAAGCGGACTCAAAACGACGACTCTGGATTCAAATGGTATAGAGACAGAAAATGGACTGAGCGCTTTACTGGATAATCCTGATATTGAAAAAGTCATGGATAAGAATTTAATTTTTGAATTTAAGGCATTATTGTCGGATGCTGTTGGTCCGAATCTACGAAATGAAATGGCACACGGATTACTGGAAGCCGATAGGGCGGAGTCTGTTTATGCAATTTACTTATGGTGGTTATGCCTTCGCCTTATGATAAACTCTATTCCTTGGCAAAATCACAAAAAGTAA